CTGGAGATCTTCGTCGCCGAAGACGTCGGCACGATGGGAGTGGTGGACGTTGAGGACGCCGAGGACCTTCCCGTGGTGGATCAGCGGGACGCAGAGCGCGGACTCGACGTCGACGCGCTCGCGCACGAGGTCGTAGCTCGAGGGCTCCGCCTGGCCGCGGATGTGGATGGGCCGCCCTTCGGCGGCGACGCGACCCGAGATGCCCTGACCGAGCGCGACGCGGATCTTGGGCCAGAGCTCGGGCTCGACACCCTTGGCGACGCGGATGCGGAGCACCCCGGCTTCGGGATCGAGCAGCATCAGACTGCCGCCTTCCGCCCCGGTCACGCCGACGGCGATTTCGAGCATCCGCTCGAAGAGCTCGTCGGCTTCGACGGTCAGGTCGACGCTCTCGACCACTTCGTGGAGGGCCTGGAGCAGCTCCGCCTTGCGGTCGCGCGGCGCGACGCCGTAGCCCCAGAGGAGACGGGCGGTGAGCGGCGTGACCACCTGGAGGGCGGTACGCGGGCCGGCGGGGACGTGCGCTGCGAAGTCTCCGCTCGAATCGATGATCGCGTCGAAGTCCTGCTCGGCGAAGAACGCCGTGGCGTCGTCGACGAGGAGCGGAGCCACCGCGTGGGCGAGGGCGGTCCCGATCCCGCGCGCGCGCTCGAGGGCGTCGGCCGCGTTCGGATCGTAGATCCGCGAGACCTCGACTCCGGGATTGCCCGACAGGAGGCGCAGGAGTCGCAGGGACTCCTCGCTGGCGCCCCAGATGCCGAGCCGGCGCCGCATCAGTCGGTGCCGTCCTGGCTCGCCAGCGCGTCGAGTCGCAACGAGAGAACGACGCTTCGCGAAGTCCCGTCCTCGTCGCCGAGCACGAGCGGCAGGCGAACGCCGCCGTCGGCCTCGACCGTGGCCTGGCCGACCGACACGACGCGCAGAGCGCCTTCGGTGGGCTTGGAGGCCGACGCATCCTCGGCCCATTCGGCCTGCCCCCCGTCGAGGTCGAGCTCGACGGCGGCCAGCGTCTGGAAGTTCTGGTCCTCACCTTCCGCGAGGATCGCGCTCTCGAGCAGCTCGGCCGTCGAAGTCGCGTTCGGATCGTCGTCGAGCGCCACGGCCTCGAGGGTGGGTTCGAGCTCGAGCGCTTCGACCTCGGAGGATTCGTCGATCGCGATCTCTTCGATCTGGGGCAGGGCCTCGGGCTCGGGGGGCGCGGCCGGCCTTTCCGGGGCCGCGGCGCCCTGCGCCGCCTCGGCCGCCACCTGCGGATCGATTTCGCCGCTGCTGCCGCGGCGCGCGCGCACGACATGCTTCGAGATGGTGGTCAGCGTCGGGAGGATGCCGTGGCCGGTCGTCGCGATGGTCTCGAAGACGGCGGCCTGATCGAGTCCGATCTGGCGATGGAGGTCTTCGATCGCGAAGGGATCGGCGACGTCGCGCTTGTTGTATTGGAGCACCAGGGGGAACGCGTCGAGTCGCCGGCCGTAGGCGGCGAGGGACTTCTTCAGCTCCTCGAGGGCCGGGCCGTTCTCCCGGATCTTCTCGGGCGAACAGTCGAGGACGAGCACGATCCCGTCGACCTCGTCGAGGAGCTGCTTGCGGGTCATCGCCTGGTCCGGCGCGCCCGGGACGGCGACCAGCTCGATCTGGGTGCCGACGCCACCGACCTCGCCGAGGGTGATCGGCAAGGCTTCGTATTGGACGGTGGGGTCGAGGCGGGTGGGCTCGCGCCGCAGCTCGCCGCGAAGGTCCTCGCGGAGCTTCGCGTGGATCGTCTCGAGGGTCGTCGTCTTGCCCGAACCTTCGATGCCCCAGAGCAGGATGCGTGCGTTGACTTCGGACATCTTCAGACCTTGCCCTTCTTCGTGAGAATGCGGCGCGCCTGGGCGCTGATGTTGCTGGACACGTCCTTGCTCTTCATGAGCGTGCGAAGGTCCTTGTCTTGGAGGTAGTTGATGAACTTGATCGCGACCGGCTGCGGCGTCTTCGGGTTCGTCACGAGCGCGACCTTGATCTGGTAGTTCTTGGTCCAGTCCCGGTTGCCGGAGATGATGCGCAGGAGCTCCTCTCCGATGGAGCGGTTCTGGGCGAAGCCGATGACCTCGGTCTCGGTGATCTTGGGGCTGCCGAGAACCGAGGTCGAAACGATCTTGTTGCGGTCCTTGATGAGCAGCGCGCGGGCTTCCTTTCCGCCGACCCGGGAGAGCTTGATCTTCTGCATCACGGTCATCTTCTGGACCGCGGCGTAGAGGCTGCTCTCGAGCTCTTCGTCCTCGAGGTCGTCGTCGTTCTCCTGGGCGAGGAGCTTGGCGACGTCGCTCATGCCCTCGCCGAGCATCTCGAGGACGGCGGCCTCGGCGTCGGCCTCGTCGATCTCTTCCTCTTCGGTGGTCTCGCGTTCCTCGAGTCCCAGGAAGGTGAGGATCCGTTCGATGACGGCGCGTCCGGTCAGCGGGTTCGCGCCGAGGGCGTCGACGATCTCCTCGCAGCGCATCATGCGCTCCTGGTTCTGACTGATGATATCCACGACCCGGCTGTGGGGCAGCGTGGCGAGCCAGGCGATCGTCGTGTCGTCCGTCGCCGGATTGAGCGAGAGCGCTTCGCACCACTGCTCGTTCTCCTCGTGGACCCGGGCGAGGACCGAGAGCAGGGCGGGGTGGGCGGGGCCGGAGACCACGGTGCCGAGGACGTGCTCCGGGAGCTCCTCGAGGCTCTTTCGTGCCCTGTCCTTGACCGAGGTATCGGGATCGTTCGCGAGCACGAAGAGGACCGTCGCGAGCTCGATCGGCTCGAGGGGCAGGGCGCCGCGTGCCGCCATCTGGCGGGCCTCGAGGGGCGCGTCCCGCCGGGCGTACTTCTCCGCCTGGGCGGAGAGCTTGAGCTTCACCTTGACCGAATGGTCCTGAGTCTCTTCCGACAACGCGCGTCACTCCCGACCGCGTCCTCCCGGAGTCCGCGGCGATCCGACGCCACGGAGTACTCCGCGGCGCATTCGTCCGGAGAGTGCATCGGTCAGGCAAGAAGCCGACTTGATGGCGAGGGGATCAACCCTCGGGTCGGTTCTTCTCGAAGAGGATCCGCAGGCCGTCCAGGGTCAGGAAGGGCACGACCTGGTCGATGGCCTTGCTCTCCTCCGCGATCCGCCGGGCCAGGCCCCCGGTCGCCACGACCCGGGCGTTCGCCCCGAGCTCCTCGCGGATCCGCCCGATCATGGAGTCGACGAGCCCCGAGTAGCCGTAGAGGAGGCCCGATTGCAGTGCGCCCGTCGTCGTTCGACCGATGACGGACTTCGGCCGCGCGATCTCGACCCGGTGGAGCTTCGAGGCGCGCTCGAAGAGGGCCTCCATCGAGATGTGGATGCCCGGCGTGATCACGCCGCCGAGGTACTCGCCGCGCTCGGAGATGCAGTCGAAGGTGGTCGCGGTCCCGAAATCGACGGCGATGATCGGACCTCCGAAGAGCTCGTAGGCGGCGACCGCGTTCACGATCCGGTCGGCACCGACCTCGTGCGGGTTCTCGTAGCGGACCGGCATGCCGGTTCGCATGCCGGGGCCGACGATCTGCGGGGGCTGGCCGAAGAGCTTGGCCGAGACGCGCTCCCAGATCGGGACGACGGGCGGGACCACGCTCGAGAGGATCACGTCGGTGATCTCGCTCGTCCGTCGGTTCTCGGTCGCGAAGAGCGCGGAGAGGGAGATCACCAGCTCGTCGGAGGTCTGCTCGCGATGGGTGGAGACGCGCCAGTGCTGGGAGAGTGTGCCTTCCCCCTGCTCGTCGTAGTCGTAGACGCCGAGGGACACGTTCGTGTTGCCGACGTCGATCACCAGGAGAACGGGGGAGCTCACGGGATTTCCTCTCGCGGGGCGTGTTCGGGAGACGGGGCGCGTTCCGGGAAGGGGCGAATCGGGGGGACGGCGCCACCGGGCCGGGAGTTTTGCGGGCCAGGGGGGGCTTCGCCAGCGGCAGCCGAGAGAGCCGTCTCAGGCGCCGCCGGAGCCGCGCCGGCGCTTCGAAAGGGTGACGTCCCCCGCCATCACCCGGATCGTTTCGCCGGTTCGGGGCCCCTCGGTGATCTCGACCTCGAGCGCACCGTCCGGCGCGATCCGCCGGGCGAGCCCCTCCACGCGACCGCCGCCGATCTCCTCCACCCCGATCGCTTCGTCGGTCATGCGGAAGAAGGCCTCGAAGCGCGGCCGGATCGCTTCGAAGCCGCCGCGGGCATGGAGCTCGAGCTGGGCCTCGAGGCGCTCGAAGAGGTGGCGCGTGAAGGCGACCCGGTCGACCGGCGCGCCGATCTCACTCGAGAGGCTGGTGGCCAGCTCGCGGAACTCGTCGGGGAAGGTCTCGCGGTCGACGTTCAGGTTCACGCCGATGCCCAGGACCGCGAAGGCGATCCGCGTCCCTTCGGCGCTGCTTTCCATCAGGATGCCGGAGGTCTTGCGTCGGCGGATGAGCACATCGTTCGGCCACTTGATCTCGACTGCGTCCTCGTCGCCGAGGAAATGCGCCACGCTCTCGGCGACGGCGACCGCGGCGCAGAAGATCAACGTCGGTGCATCGGCGATCGAGCCGGTCGGCCGGAGCAGGATCGAGGTGTAGAGGTTCTGATTCGGCGGCGAGTAGAAGGTGCGGCCGAGGCGACCGCGGCCCGCGGACTGGGCCTCCGCGACGACGACGGTCCCGGCCCGAGCGCCCTCGCGCCCGAGATCGAAGGAGACCCGGTTGGTCGAGTCCGTGTCGTCGAGGTGCTCGTAGGTCCGGCCGACCCAGCGCGTGTCCAGGCCCCGCTGGACTTCGTCGGCGAAGAGTCGGTCGGGCACGCCCGTCAGCCGGTAGCCGCCGCCACGCTCGCCCTCGATCGCGTAGCCTCGCTTGCGCAGCGCGCCGACGTGCTTCCACACCTGCGCTCGGGTCACGCCGAGCTGCGTCGAGAGCGTCTCGCCGGAGAGCGGCTCGTCGCCCGCTTCCCGAAGCGCTGCGAGCACCGATTCCGCACCGGTCATCTCGTGCCGCCGTCCTCGTCGACGAGGTCGATCTCGAGGGCGACGTCCGCGGAATCGACCGAGTGGGTGAGGGCGCCCATCGAGATCCGCGCGACACCGGTCTCGGCGTAGGCGCGCAGATTGTCTTCGTGGATGCCACCGGAGGCTTCGAGGACGACGTCCTTCGCGTGCTTCTCGACGATGCGTCGAATGGTGTCCGGGTCGAGGTTGTCGAGGAGGAGGAAACGCGCGCCGAGCTCGATGGCCCGGTCGGCCATCGCCTCGCTCTCGACCTCGATCTGGACCGGAACGCCGGCGGGCGCCTTTCGGACGGCGCGTTCCACCGCGG
Above is a genomic segment from bacterium containing:
- a CDS encoding type III pantothenate kinase; amino-acid sequence: MSSPVLLVIDVGNTNVSLGVYDYDEQGEGTLSQHWRVSTHREQTSDELVISLSALFATENRRTSEITDVILSSVVPPVVPIWERVSAKLFGQPPQIVGPGMRTGMPVRYENPHEVGADRIVNAVAAYELFGGPIIAVDFGTATTFDCISERGEYLGGVITPGIHISMEALFERASKLHRVEIARPKSVIGRTTTGALQSGLLYGYSGLVDSMIGRIREELGANARVVATGGLARRIAEESKAIDQVVPFLTLDGLRILFEKNRPEG
- a CDS encoding ADP-ribosylation factor-like protein, which encodes MSEVNARILLWGIEGSGKTTTLETIHAKLREDLRGELRREPTRLDPTVQYEALPITLGEVGGVGTQIELVAVPGAPDQAMTRKQLLDEVDGIVLVLDCSPEKIRENGPALEELKKSLAAYGRRLDAFPLVLQYNKRDVADPFAIEDLHRQIGLDQAAVFETIATTGHGILPTLTTISKHVVRARRGSSGEIDPQVAAEAAQGAAAPERPAAPPEPEALPQIEEIAIDESSEVEALELEPTLEAVALDDDPNATSTAELLESAILAEGEDQNFQTLAAVELDLDGGQAEWAEDASASKPTEGALRVVSVGQATVEADGGVRLPLVLGDEDGTSRSVVLSLRLDALASQDGTD
- a CDS encoding biotin--[acetyl-CoA-carboxylase] ligase; this translates as MTGAESVLAALREAGDEPLSGETLSTQLGVTRAQVWKHVGALRKRGYAIEGERGGGYRLTGVPDRLFADEVQRGLDTRWVGRTYEHLDDTDSTNRVSFDLGREGARAGTVVVAEAQSAGRGRLGRTFYSPPNQNLYTSILLRPTGSIADAPTLIFCAAVAVAESVAHFLGDEDAVEIKWPNDVLIRRRKTSGILMESSAEGTRIAFAVLGIGVNLNVDRETFPDEFRELATSLSSEIGAPVDRVAFTRHLFERLEAQLELHARGGFEAIRPRFEAFFRMTDEAIGVEEIGGGRVEGLARRIAPDGALEVEITEGPRTGETIRVMAGDVTLSKRRRGSGGA